A window of the Caretta caretta isolate rCarCar2 chromosome 21, rCarCar1.hap1, whole genome shotgun sequence genome harbors these coding sequences:
- the HMGA1 gene encoding high mobility group protein HMG-I/HMG-Y isoform X1, which produces MSESSAKSSQPLASKQEEDVSEKRGRGRPRKKPQQEPSEAPTPKRPRGRPKGSKNKATSKGRKAAVTPGRKPRGRPKKSQKDEEEVNVSQESSEEEQ; this is translated from the exons ATGAGTGAATCTAGTGCAAAATCCAGCCAGCCCTTGGCTTCCAAACAGGAGGAGGACGTGTCTGAGAAGAGAGGGCGGGGACGACCCAGGAAGAAGCCTCAG CAGGAACCCAGCGAGGCACCAACCCCCAAGAGACCACGTGGCAGACCAAAGGGGAGCAAAAACAAGGCCACTTCTAAAGGCAGG AAAGCTGCAGTAACACCTGGGAGGAAACCTCGAGGCCGGCCCAAAAAATCG CAGAAGGACGAAGAGGAAGTGAACGTTTCGCAGGAGTCATCCGAAGAGGAGCAGTGA
- the HMGA1 gene encoding high mobility group protein HMG-I/HMG-Y isoform X3, translated as MSESSAKSSQPLASKQEEDVSEKRGRGRPRKKPQQEPSEAPTPKRPRGRPKGSKNKATSKGRKAAVTPGRKPRGRPKKSKDEEEVNVSQESSEEEQ; from the exons ATGAGTGAATCTAGTGCAAAATCCAGCCAGCCCTTGGCTTCCAAACAGGAGGAGGACGTGTCTGAGAAGAGAGGGCGGGGACGACCCAGGAAGAAGCCTCAG CAGGAACCCAGCGAGGCACCAACCCCCAAGAGACCACGTGGCAGACCAAAGGGGAGCAAAAACAAGGCCACTTCTAAAGGCAGG AAAGCTGCAGTAACACCTGGGAGGAAACCTCGAGGCCGGCCCAAAAAATCG AAGGACGAAGAGGAAGTGAACGTTTCGCAGGAGTCATCCGAAGAGGAGCAGTGA
- the HMGA1 gene encoding high mobility group protein HMG-I/HMG-Y isoform X4 produces the protein MSESSAKSSQPLASKQEEDVSEKRGRGRPRKKPQQEPSEAPTPKRPRGRPKGSKNKATSKGRKAAVTPGRKPRGRPKKSAPLGSCYLYT, from the exons ATGAGTGAATCTAGTGCAAAATCCAGCCAGCCCTTGGCTTCCAAACAGGAGGAGGACGTGTCTGAGAAGAGAGGGCGGGGACGACCCAGGAAGAAGCCTCAG CAGGAACCCAGCGAGGCACCAACCCCCAAGAGACCACGTGGCAGACCAAAGGGGAGCAAAAACAAGGCCACTTCTAAAGGCAGG AAAGCTGCAGTAACACCTGGGAGGAAACCTCGAGGCCGGCCCAAAAAATCG GCTCCCCTGGGGAGCTGTTACCTCTACACCTGA
- the HMGA1 gene encoding high mobility group protein HMG-I/HMG-Y isoform X2: MSESSAKSSQPLASKQEEDVSEKRGRGRPRKKPQEPSEAPTPKRPRGRPKGSKNKATSKGRKAAVTPGRKPRGRPKKSQKDEEEVNVSQESSEEEQ; encoded by the exons ATGAGTGAATCTAGTGCAAAATCCAGCCAGCCCTTGGCTTCCAAACAGGAGGAGGACGTGTCTGAGAAGAGAGGGCGGGGACGACCCAGGAAGAAGCCTCAG GAACCCAGCGAGGCACCAACCCCCAAGAGACCACGTGGCAGACCAAAGGGGAGCAAAAACAAGGCCACTTCTAAAGGCAGG AAAGCTGCAGTAACACCTGGGAGGAAACCTCGAGGCCGGCCCAAAAAATCG CAGAAGGACGAAGAGGAAGTGAACGTTTCGCAGGAGTCATCCGAAGAGGAGCAGTGA
- the SMIM29 gene encoding small integral membrane protein 29 isoform X2: MQLGSDTLPAAAIAHTAQALWSFWWTILPSFPQTWLSTGCQHSFKGGETRSWIWKLFGGQPRGCLPDEDRSHPSVSSRAAASDAMSNTTTPTSAGTSSDSLVGYVLVPFFLITVVGIVVVVMMYIQKKRRFDRLRHHLLPMYSYDPAEDLHEAEQELLGDPDDTKVMRGWGGYQPHRTSLMDMKA; encoded by the exons ATGCAGCTCGGGAGTGACACCTTGCCAGCAGCAGCCATTGCACACACTGCCCAAGCGCTGTGGAGTTTTTGGTG GACCATTCTGCCTTCTTTCCCCCAAACCTGGCTCTCGACTGGCTGCCAGCATTCCTTCAAAGGAGGAGAGACCAGATCGTGGatttggaagctctttggg GGTCAGCCAAGAGGTTGTCTTCCTGATGAAGATCGGAGCCACCCCTCTGTCTCCTCTCGAGCAGCTGCATCCGATGCAATGAGTAACACGACCACTCCCACCTCTGCCGGGACCTCCAGCGACTCCTTGGTAGGGTATGTCCTGGTGCCCTTCTTCCTCATCACCGTCGTGGGCATCGTTGTGGTGGTG ATGATGTACATTCAGAAGAAGAGGAG GTTTGACAGGTTACGTCATCACCTGTTACCGATGTACAGCTACGACCCCGCGGAGGACCTGCACGAGGCtgaacaggagctgctgggggatCCAGACGACACCAAG GTGATGCGAGGCTGGGGTGGATACCAGCCCCATCGGACTTCGCTCATGGACATGAAAGCGTAA
- the SMIM29 gene encoding small integral membrane protein 29 isoform X1: MQLGSDTLPAAAIAHTAQALWSFWWTILPSFPQTWLSTGCQHSFKGGETRSWIWKLFGGREGQPRGCLPDEDRSHPSVSSRAAASDAMSNTTTPTSAGTSSDSLVGYVLVPFFLITVVGIVVVVMMYIQKKRRFDRLRHHLLPMYSYDPAEDLHEAEQELLGDPDDTKVMRGWGGYQPHRTSLMDMKA, encoded by the exons ATGCAGCTCGGGAGTGACACCTTGCCAGCAGCAGCCATTGCACACACTGCCCAAGCGCTGTGGAGTTTTTGGTG GACCATTCTGCCTTCTTTCCCCCAAACCTGGCTCTCGACTGGCTGCCAGCATTCCTTCAAAGGAGGAGAGACCAGATCGTGGatttggaagctctttgggg GCCGAGAGGGTCAGCCAAGAGGTTGTCTTCCTGATGAAGATCGGAGCCACCCCTCTGTCTCCTCTCGAGCAGCTGCATCCGATGCAATGAGTAACACGACCACTCCCACCTCTGCCGGGACCTCCAGCGACTCCTTGGTAGGGTATGTCCTGGTGCCCTTCTTCCTCATCACCGTCGTGGGCATCGTTGTGGTGGTG ATGATGTACATTCAGAAGAAGAGGAG GTTTGACAGGTTACGTCATCACCTGTTACCGATGTACAGCTACGACCCCGCGGAGGACCTGCACGAGGCtgaacaggagctgctgggggatCCAGACGACACCAAG GTGATGCGAGGCTGGGGTGGATACCAGCCCCATCGGACTTCGCTCATGGACATGAAAGCGTAA
- the SMIM29 gene encoding small integral membrane protein 29 isoform X3 produces MSNTTTPTSAGTSSDSLVGYVLVPFFLITVVGIVVVVMMYIQKKRRFDRLRHHLLPMYSYDPAEDLHEAEQELLGDPDDTKVMRGWGGYQPHRTSLMDMKA; encoded by the exons ATGAGTAACACGACCACTCCCACCTCTGCCGGGACCTCCAGCGACTCCTTGGTAGGGTATGTCCTGGTGCCCTTCTTCCTCATCACCGTCGTGGGCATCGTTGTGGTGGTG ATGATGTACATTCAGAAGAAGAGGAG GTTTGACAGGTTACGTCATCACCTGTTACCGATGTACAGCTACGACCCCGCGGAGGACCTGCACGAGGCtgaacaggagctgctgggggatCCAGACGACACCAAG GTGATGCGAGGCTGGGGTGGATACCAGCCCCATCGGACTTCGCTCATGGACATGAAAGCGTAA